In the Struthio camelus isolate bStrCam1 chromosome 16, bStrCam1.hap1, whole genome shotgun sequence genome, TTCGTTCAAAACCGATTCCCGAACGACAGGCTGAAAGGGCCCTCGAAACCTCAAGTTTTGGGGCAGGGAAGCCCAGCGGAACCGCGATTGATTTATAATAAAGTGCAAAACACACATAGGCTAGCATAAAGTTAACTACCACGGAAACTAGAAGGTTACGGTTAACatttactgattttattttacttattttgttaCCACGGCAGGGTGAAGAAACCTGAAAGTTACAAAGATCTAACTCACGTTTCACGAGACAAATGCAGATAGGAAAACAAGGTTTAAAGATCACACCCATTCtcagaatacaaagaaaaaggaaacaaaaacaatcaaATCATGAAAAATAGTGTAGAGTGATCTCTGCAGATATATTTTTACAAACTGAAGACCAAAAGCTCCTTTGTACGCCTAAATCTACTTAAGTTTTGTGTACAAAACcagatatttcaaaaatgtttccccctttttgttttatatattttttgcaattctgaaaaaaaagtttacaaaaacaaaaaaaatccaaaagtctTGTAAATTCCTCAaagttttttttgtggtttttttttgtgtgttgttttttttttgcttgtacgTCATGAACAAACAGATTCGACTCTCCTGATTGCTTAGCGCTACTAAGATAGGTGTATAACATGTCCTATTGTCCTAGCCACTacaaacaggaggaggagaaaacaaacaaacccttagAGTCTATCCTAACACACTGCACGAGCGGGTGGCGGCTGCCGAAGCAAGTTAAGCCCGTTCGCCGCGGATACGGCGCGCCAGCTGGATGTCTTTTGGCATGATGGTGACTCTTTTGGCGTGAATTGCACACAAATTGGTGTCTTCGAAGAGACCCACGAGATAAGCCTCGCTGGCTTCCTGCCGGATGAAAACCACAGCAATAATCAGAGGTCAATTCGCAGAGACCGAACGCTCGGCCACAGCCTTTTCCACGCACCAAAAGGGCTCCTGCGCTGCGCCGCGGGTCGGGGGTTGCCAGACTGCAAGCGCTCGGCAGCCGGCGCGATAATCCGGGCGCCCGAACAGGAGGCCGTCAGTGCTGCGTTCCTAATTAGCTCTGTCTCTCCGTCACATGCTCCCTAAGTGTCAGTTAATCCCATTTTAACTAGTGAAGGAACCAAAGGTTCCAGCGGATGATTCATACGGGGATGACTTAAGGGGTTATCGCTTCTAGTAAACAACCCTCAGTGAACGATGGGGGAGTTATCGGGCCTGCAGCGCGGTCAACAGAAAGAAACTTGTTGTTTGAGTGTCGGACACACTAGTAAGTTGGGGCAAACCTGCCTTTTTTGGCAGCGCGAGCTGCAGCGAGGCCTCTCGAGTGAGAAAGGCTGCACGCAGGCACACAGGGCAGGGCAGCTCAGAGGCAGAGGCTACGGGAACGAGAGCGTTTTCCACGTGCTGCCTCAGGCGCAGGCCTGTCGTCTTTGCGCTGTTTTATTACTCGGAACCGGGTCAGGATGACACTCGGGAAGATATTTCACCGCTTTCTAGGCGTCAAGCTTGCCTGGCACAGGGAAGGGGTGAATTCACTCACCTGCAGGGCTCCGATGGCAGCGCTCTGGAACCGCAGATCCGTTTTAAAATCCTGAGCAATTTCACGGACCAGGCGCTGGAATGGAAGCTTGCGGATCAACAGCTCCGTGGATTTCTGGTACCGTCGGATCTCCCGGAGGGCCACAGTGCCAGGCCTGGAAGACATTTCAGCTGTTAAACTAGAAGGttgcttcttcccccctccccgtccaTTGCATGTTTGAAATTACAGCCTCTCTACATCAAGTCCAGGGACTTATCCCCTTCCAGCCCGTCCTCCCTTCTACAAAAAGGGGCTGAAGCGTTCTGCCTTCAAGAGCGTGCGTGTGTAGAAGCCCTCCAGGCTACAGTCTGTGACATTAACAGTAACGGCACAGACCAGATCtggttaaaaatttaaaaaaataaatgaaaaaacgCAGTACTCAAAAGGGGACCAACAACATTGACAGTCCCCAATATTAACCTACTGGTAACTgtgagctttttcctttttaagtggCCTCGCGGTACTTTTTCCTTCCCAGACAAGGACTGAAGCAGCGCCGAAATTCCTGCCTCCGAGCAGGAGATGTGTCAAACGTGGTCGTAGGCTTGGCCGCAAGCCTCTTTGTATACATGCAGGTGATCCTCACTCTTCTGTTTTAACAATAAGCCAGCAGGATAATGTTTTATAATGCTGTTCTCAGAGGTAACGACACAAATCTTATGTGCAGctacggggcgggggggcgcctcTACGGCGGCGCCGCGTGAAATAACGCGCGGCGAGAGACGGCGCCTGCTGCGGCGAGCTCACAGCCTAGACGTTGAAGGCGAAGAAAGGGGAAGCGGGGCAGCCCAGGCCCGGAGGAGGGACGCGACCTCGGGCAAAAAGCGACCAGCGGCAGCGCTAGCCGTGCCCTGGGCGACTTTAAACCCCTCAACGCTAGCCCCAGGGATGAACCTTCCTCCTGCCCGCCACGACACACGCGCGGCACTGCTTCGCGGCGACGGTCGGCCCATCGCGTCAGGTCTCGGGCCGGCGCCCGGCCTCCGCGTACCTGTAGCGATGCGGCTTCTTCACCCCCCCCGTGGACGGGGCGCTTTTCCTGGCGGCTTTGGTGGCCAGCTGCTTGCGGGGCGCTTTCCCGCCGGTGGATTTACGGGCGGTCTGCTTG is a window encoding:
- the LOC104153749 gene encoding histone H3.3A — protein: MARTKQTARKSTGGKAPRKQLATKAARKSAPSTGGVKKPHRYRPGTVALREIRRYQKSTELLIRKLPFQRLVREIAQDFKTDLRFQSAAIGALQEASEAYLVGLFEDTNLCAIHAKRVTIMPKDIQLARRIRGERA